A DNA window from Pseudomonas sp. GD03919 contains the following coding sequences:
- a CDS encoding anhydro-N-acetylmuramic acid kinase, with protein sequence MPLYIGVMSGTSLDGLDIALIDQDQRSHLLATLYRPMPERLRSDLLSLCSPGNDELARAAVAEQHWVELAAEAINELLQQQGLTAQQIRAIGSHGQTVRHEPARGFTIQIGNPALLAELTGISVVADFRRRDVAAGGQGAPLVPSFHQDLFGHDQRHVAVLNVGGFSNLSLLSPGQEVLGFDSGPGNVLLDAWIQHCRGLAYDRDGAWAASGSVHSQLLRRLLSDPFFATQGPKSTGRELFNLDWLLGHLQTLQPLASEDVQATLVELTARSIVSALRNAQAHTDALLVCGGGAHNACLMKRLSEMLPNTEVSSTAAEGIDPDWVEAMAFAWLAHCALEGIAGNRPSVTGAKGLRVLGAIYPA encoded by the coding sequence GTGCCCCTCTATATTGGCGTGATGTCCGGCACCAGTCTGGACGGACTGGACATCGCGCTGATCGATCAGGATCAGCGCTCCCACCTCCTCGCCACGCTCTACCGCCCGATGCCGGAACGACTGCGCAGTGACCTCTTGTCGCTATGCAGCCCAGGTAATGATGAATTGGCACGCGCTGCCGTTGCCGAACAGCATTGGGTCGAGTTGGCCGCAGAGGCGATTAACGAACTCCTGCAGCAACAGGGGCTGACCGCCCAACAGATTCGCGCCATCGGCAGCCACGGCCAGACCGTGCGCCACGAGCCCGCGCGCGGTTTCACCATTCAAATCGGCAATCCGGCGCTACTGGCCGAGCTCACCGGTATCAGCGTGGTCGCGGATTTCCGTCGTCGCGATGTGGCTGCAGGCGGCCAGGGTGCCCCTCTGGTCCCGTCGTTCCATCAAGACCTGTTCGGCCATGACCAACGGCACGTGGCCGTGCTCAATGTCGGCGGCTTCAGCAACCTCAGCCTGCTGTCACCGGGCCAGGAGGTTCTGGGGTTCGACAGCGGCCCCGGCAACGTTTTGCTCGATGCCTGGATTCAACATTGCCGAGGCCTTGCCTATGACCGTGACGGCGCCTGGGCGGCCAGCGGTAGCGTTCACAGCCAGCTGCTGAGGCGCCTGCTGAGCGATCCCTTCTTTGCCACCCAGGGCCCGAAGAGCACGGGTCGGGAGCTGTTCAATCTCGATTGGCTGCTTGGCCATCTGCAAACCTTGCAGCCTCTGGCCAGTGAGGACGTTCAGGCGACTCTCGTCGAGCTCACCGCGCGCAGCATCGTCAGCGCCTTGCGTAACGCACAGGCGCACACGGATGCGCTGCTGGTATGCGGTGGCGGCGCCCACAATGCCTGCCTGATGAAGCGCCTGAGCGAGATGCTGCCGAACACCGAAGTCAGCAGCACCGCTGCCGAAGGCATAGACCCGGACTGGGTCGAAGCCATGGCCTTCGCCTGGCTCGCCCATTGCGCACTGGAAGGCATTGCCGGTAATCGCCCCAGCGTGACAGGGGCAAAAGGTCTGCGTGTTCTCGGCGCCATCTACCCCGCCTGA
- a CDS encoding alanine racemase, which produces MKRRHLLGLGALGLLGGWALRPTDRGREHDAYFAALNRHLQRDGDGLPTLLLDLDRLDANADLLAARLGGRLQLRLVAKSLASIGLLEYLAKRLQTQRFMVFHQPQLNRLARSFAQADLLLGKPMPVAAALNFYRQLPHHLDFDPDRQVTWLIDSQQRLMEYAELAKALGRPLRIALEIDIGLKRGGFGTPQALVEAMQQLRHLPALPLQGLMGYDAHVAHNPPWQGQSQALRDADARYRQFISSAQTFTERWQAEPLLNGGGSLTYRLHAQQQTSLNEVAVGSALLKPAAFDTALLDEHQPALWIASPVLKALDGALPYAQSLQPLLEAWNPNRQHAYYLYGGRWPAQPVSPAGLDYDKLYGRSANQERLIGSASTQLTDRDWVFLRPAISEGLLDDFSELRLLRRGQLVGRWGSIGNA; this is translated from the coding sequence ATGAAACGTCGTCACCTGCTCGGGTTGGGTGCGCTCGGCCTGCTTGGCGGCTGGGCTCTGCGGCCAACTGATCGAGGCCGCGAGCATGATGCCTATTTCGCCGCGCTCAACCGGCACCTGCAGCGTGATGGCGATGGCCTGCCCACGCTGCTGCTCGATCTGGACAGGCTCGACGCCAACGCCGATCTTCTGGCTGCCCGACTGGGTGGCCGTCTTCAGTTGCGCCTGGTGGCCAAGTCGCTGGCCAGTATCGGCCTGCTGGAGTACCTGGCCAAGCGCCTGCAGACTCAGCGTTTCATGGTCTTTCATCAGCCACAGCTCAATCGTCTGGCCAGAAGCTTTGCCCAGGCTGATCTGCTGCTCGGCAAGCCCATGCCAGTTGCTGCTGCACTGAATTTCTATCGCCAGCTACCGCACCATCTGGATTTCGACCCCGACCGTCAGGTGACCTGGCTGATCGACAGCCAGCAGCGCCTGATGGAGTATGCCGAGCTGGCCAAGGCACTGGGGCGACCGCTGCGCATCGCCCTGGAAATCGACATCGGCTTGAAGCGCGGCGGTTTCGGCACGCCACAGGCACTGGTTGAGGCCATGCAGCAGTTGCGCCACCTACCGGCACTGCCGCTGCAAGGGCTGATGGGGTATGACGCGCATGTCGCCCACAACCCGCCCTGGCAGGGCCAGTCACAGGCATTGCGCGATGCGGATGCGCGCTATCGCCAATTCATCAGCAGCGCACAGACATTCACCGAGCGATGGCAGGCCGAGCCACTGCTCAATGGTGGCGGCAGCCTGACTTACCGGCTGCACGCCCAGCAGCAGACGTCCCTGAACGAGGTTGCCGTCGGCTCCGCCCTGCTCAAACCTGCAGCGTTCGATACAGCGCTACTGGACGAGCATCAGCCCGCGCTGTGGATTGCCAGCCCCGTGCTCAAGGCACTCGATGGCGCCCTGCCCTATGCGCAGTCGCTGCAACCACTGCTCGAAGCCTGGAACCCCAACCGCCAGCACGCCTACTACCTGTACGGCGGTCGCTGGCCGGCGCAACCGGTTTCACCCGCCGGGCTCGACTACGACAAGCTGTACGGTCGCAGCGCCAATCAGGAGCGCCTGATCGGCAGCGCGAGCACACAGCTGACTGACCGGGACTGGGTATTTCTGCGCCCGGCGATCAGCGAAGGTCTGCTCGATGATTTCAGCGAATTACGCCTACTACGCCGCGGCCAACTGGTCGGCCGTTGGGGCTCAATTGGCAACGCCTGA
- a CDS encoding bactofilin family protein: MWSKGKTKPDLQRFSGKTSLIAAGAELIGDMRFQGAVQVDGRVSGNLLASDGLVRVSVGGLVEGEIHAPHIIIDGEVNGDVFASGHLELGSRSRVRGNLHYALMEMAMGAQIEGRLCQLKEGERPLELPPALENEQ; the protein is encoded by the coding sequence ATGTGGAGTAAAGGCAAGACCAAGCCCGACTTGCAGCGTTTCAGCGGCAAGACCAGTCTGATTGCCGCTGGCGCCGAACTGATCGGCGACATGCGTTTTCAGGGCGCGGTGCAGGTCGACGGTCGAGTCAGCGGTAATTTGCTGGCCAGCGACGGGTTGGTGCGTGTCAGCGTAGGAGGGTTGGTTGAAGGTGAGATACACGCACCCCATATCATCATTGACGGCGAGGTCAATGGTGACGTCTTCGCCAGTGGCCATCTCGAGCTGGGTTCACGCTCCAGAGTGCGTGGCAACCTGCATTACGCTCTGATGGAAATGGCCATGGGTGCGCAGATCGAAGGGCGCCTGTGCCAGCTCAAGGAGGGCGAACGTCCGCTTGAACTTCCCCCTGCCCTGGAGAACGAGCAATAG
- a CDS encoding DUF805 domain-containing protein has translation MNQPRYKIVFDGRLMPEASLETVKENLTRLFKSDRARIDSLFSGASVALKRDLGESEAEQYLNALQKAGAHVRKELDQAASLSLAPTEAEIVEADQAATPNMSCPKCGHEQAKAAECSACGIIIEKYLTRQAQLAEAAPAPVVATVAAGASPYAPPQANVAEQLPQYSELKVFSVNGRIGRVRYLGWTMAMLLCMLPLVLLFAGVSVMSSALGTLVMAVGVIAMIVIGVFIGVQRLHDMGWSGWLWLLNFVPVIGSVFALLMLIIPGTQGVNRYGPPPPPNSTGVKVLAWLFLLVPITGIVAAIALPQYQSYVERAAEYQEQ, from the coding sequence ATGAACCAACCGCGCTACAAGATAGTGTTCGACGGCCGGCTGATGCCCGAAGCCTCACTGGAAACGGTCAAGGAAAACCTGACTCGCCTGTTCAAAAGCGACCGGGCACGCATTGACAGCCTGTTCAGCGGAGCCTCGGTCGCGCTCAAACGCGATCTGGGCGAGAGCGAGGCGGAGCAGTACCTGAACGCCCTGCAGAAGGCCGGCGCCCATGTACGCAAGGAGCTGGATCAGGCGGCCAGCCTTAGCCTGGCGCCGACCGAGGCGGAAATCGTCGAGGCTGATCAGGCCGCTACGCCAAACATGAGCTGTCCGAAGTGCGGCCATGAACAAGCCAAGGCGGCTGAATGTTCCGCCTGCGGCATCATCATCGAGAAATACCTCACACGTCAGGCGCAATTGGCCGAGGCTGCTCCAGCGCCAGTTGTCGCAACAGTAGCGGCTGGCGCATCGCCGTACGCACCGCCACAGGCCAATGTCGCCGAGCAGCTGCCGCAGTACTCGGAGCTCAAGGTATTCAGTGTCAACGGTCGGATCGGCCGGGTACGTTACCTGGGCTGGACCATGGCCATGCTGCTGTGCATGTTGCCGCTGGTGCTGCTGTTCGCCGGTGTCTCGGTCATGTCCAGTGCATTGGGCACACTGGTCATGGCTGTCGGGGTGATCGCCATGATCGTCATCGGTGTATTCATCGGCGTCCAGCGCCTGCACGACATGGGCTGGTCCGGCTGGCTGTGGCTGCTCAATTTTGTCCCCGTCATCGGTAGCGTATTCGCCCTGCTGATGCTGATCATTCCCGGTACCCAGGGCGTGAACCGTTACGGCCCGCCACCACCGCCGAACAGCACCGGCGTCAAGGTCCTGGCCTGGTTGTTCCTGCTGGTGCCGATTACCGGCATCGTCGCTGCCATCGCCCTGCCCCAGTATCAGAGCTATGTCGAGCGGGCCGCCGAGTATCAGGAGCAATAA
- a CDS encoding NAD(P)H-dependent flavin oxidoreductase — protein sequence MSLPALLDQRLRLPLVAAPMFLVSNPALVSACCNSGIVGSFPALNQRESAGFAAWLDEIEASLSADAAPFAVNLIVHNSNPRLQADLAICVERRVPIVITSLGAVKEVVDAVHSYGGLVFHDVTTRRHAEKAAEAGVDGLIAVAAGAGGHAGTWSPFALLAEIRQFFDKTLLLSGCLNHGHEILAVQLLGADLAYMGTRFIATTENNASADYKAMILEARAADIIHTPAVSGVPASFMRQSLEQAGYDLKQLQNKADINYGEKLKPMDKEAKAWKTVWSAGQGVGGIDDLPSVQELVARLDSEYRAALTRSQQLGQRWPR from the coding sequence ATGTCTCTGCCTGCCCTGCTCGATCAACGCCTGCGCCTGCCTCTGGTAGCTGCGCCGATGTTTCTGGTGTCCAACCCGGCGCTGGTCAGTGCGTGCTGCAATAGCGGCATCGTCGGCAGCTTTCCGGCACTTAACCAGCGCGAGAGCGCCGGTTTCGCTGCCTGGCTCGACGAAATCGAAGCCAGCCTCTCGGCTGACGCCGCGCCCTTCGCCGTCAACCTGATCGTGCATAACAGCAACCCACGGCTGCAGGCGGACCTGGCCATCTGCGTCGAACGCCGCGTGCCTATCGTCATCACCAGCCTGGGCGCAGTGAAGGAAGTGGTCGATGCCGTGCACAGCTACGGTGGCCTGGTATTCCATGACGTAACCACCCGTCGCCATGCCGAGAAGGCCGCCGAAGCGGGCGTCGACGGACTGATTGCCGTAGCCGCTGGCGCGGGCGGCCACGCCGGTACCTGGAGCCCCTTCGCTCTGCTGGCCGAGATTCGTCAGTTCTTCGACAAGACCCTACTGCTGTCCGGTTGCCTCAATCACGGCCACGAAATCCTCGCGGTGCAGCTGCTCGGCGCCGACCTGGCCTATATGGGTACACGCTTTATCGCCACGACCGAGAACAATGCGTCAGCCGATTACAAGGCGATGATTCTCGAAGCGCGGGCTGCCGACATCATCCATACGCCAGCCGTGTCCGGCGTGCCAGCCAGCTTTATGCGCCAGAGCCTGGAACAGGCCGGCTACGACCTGAAACAGCTGCAGAACAAGGCCGATATCAATTACGGCGAAAAGCTCAAGCCGATGGACAAAGAAGCCAAGGCCTGGAAAACCGTGTGGTCGGCCGGTCAGGGCGTCGGCGGCATCGACGATCTGCCCTCGGTGCAGGAACTGGTCGCGCGGCTCGATAGCGAATACCGCGCCGCCCTGACACGTAGCCAGCAACTGGGCCAACGCTGGCCGCGATGA
- a CDS encoding DUF6776 family protein translates to MLLALCIPAAFALGWHWSQPQHLYAPEDAQALLTRLAEQEQELELLHQRLAVVGSSDKVTQQAMEQNRRTIKLLEEQIFKQQQDLAFYKGVLAPASRREGIRIRAFELQATDEPQLFRYKLLMSRVGSGDQALQGHLRITVEGQHHGKVAALELAALSDEVSEESIAFSFKHFQSFPDAGRFGELRLPEGFEPRQVKVQAQVKGDKALTRTFEWIQSGAPVPHVE, encoded by the coding sequence TTGCTGCTGGCGCTGTGCATTCCGGCGGCCTTTGCCCTGGGATGGCACTGGTCGCAGCCGCAGCACCTATACGCGCCCGAGGACGCGCAGGCATTACTGACCCGGCTTGCCGAGCAGGAGCAGGAACTGGAGTTGCTGCATCAGCGCCTTGCCGTGGTGGGTAGCAGTGACAAGGTCACGCAACAGGCCATGGAGCAGAATCGGCGCACCATCAAGTTGCTCGAGGAGCAAATTTTCAAGCAGCAGCAGGATCTGGCTTTCTACAAAGGCGTACTGGCTCCCGCCAGTCGTCGCGAAGGTATCCGGATTCGAGCGTTTGAGTTGCAAGCCACAGATGAGCCGCAGCTTTTTCGCTACAAGCTACTCATGAGTCGCGTCGGAAGTGGTGACCAAGCACTGCAGGGTCATTTACGCATTACTGTCGAAGGGCAGCATCACGGCAAAGTGGCCGCGCTGGAGCTGGCTGCGCTATCTGACGAGGTGAGCGAGGAGAGCATTGCCTTCTCGTTCAAGCATTTCCAGTCATTCCCTGATGCGGGGCGTTTCGGCGAGCTGCGTCTGCCCGAAGGTTTCGAGCCGCGCCAGGTCAAGGTTCAGGCGCAGGTCAAGGGTGACAAGGCGCTGACCCGTACATTCGAATGGATACAATCAGGAGCACCAGTCCCTCATGTGGAGTAA
- the hemJ gene encoding protoporphyrinogen oxidase HemJ, which translates to MLYLWLKALHIIAMVCWFAGLFYLPRLFVYHAMSNDTTSHERFCIMERKLYRGIMIPSMIATLGLGIWLLSLNSAYYFTQGWMHAKLTLVVALVIYHHLCGAQLKRFARGENSRSHVFYRWFNEAPVLALLGIVILVVVRPF; encoded by the coding sequence ATGCTCTATCTCTGGCTCAAGGCCCTGCACATCATCGCCATGGTCTGCTGGTTCGCCGGCCTGTTCTACCTGCCGCGCCTGTTCGTCTATCACGCCATGAGCAACGACACCACCAGCCACGAGCGCTTCTGCATCATGGAGCGCAAGCTGTATCGCGGCATCATGATCCCGTCGATGATCGCCACGCTGGGTCTGGGTATCTGGTTGCTCAGCCTCAATTCGGCGTACTACTTCACGCAAGGCTGGATGCACGCCAAGCTCACCCTGGTGGTGGCCCTGGTGATCTATCACCACCTCTGCGGAGCACAGCTCAAACGCTTTGCCCGCGGCGAGAACAGCCGCAGCCATGTGTTCTATCGTTGGTTCAATGAAGCACCGGTGCTGGCACTGCTGGGGATCGTAATCCTGGTCGTCGTCCGCCCCTTCTAG
- the erpA gene encoding iron-sulfur cluster insertion protein ErpA, with amino-acid sequence MSVETFTPAAPLHFTQGAASKVKNLVDEEGNPRLKLRVFVTGGGCSGFQYGFTFDEDVAEDDTIVEREGVSLVVDAMSFQYLVGSEVDYQEGLEGSRFVIKNPNATTTCGCGSSFSI; translated from the coding sequence ATGAGCGTCGAAACCTTCACCCCAGCCGCCCCCTTGCACTTTACCCAAGGCGCGGCCAGCAAGGTGAAGAACCTGGTCGATGAAGAGGGCAATCCGCGCCTGAAGCTGCGCGTGTTCGTCACGGGCGGCGGTTGCTCGGGCTTTCAGTATGGCTTCACCTTCGATGAGGATGTGGCCGAGGACGACACCATCGTCGAGCGTGAGGGCGTAAGCCTGGTGGTCGATGCCATGAGCTTCCAATATCTGGTGGGCTCCGAGGTCGATTATCAGGAAGGATTGGAAGGATCGCGCTTCGTGATCAAGAACCCCAACGCCACTACAACCTGTGGCTGCGGCTCGTCCTTCTCGATCTGA
- a CDS encoding peptidoglycan DD-metalloendopeptidase family protein, translating into MTSTSKAPPLYPKSHILAASGVAALLSLTLLVFPSREVEAQKTFLDLDLGNDTEQVLQEKDDLRAGLPVPGAASPFAKIEQSTNTTENSAQDADENLPDTADTTTPSAPNHHNITVSNGDTLSTVFAKVGLNANDLHEALNSSKDAKQFSRLKVGQVLEFELNEEGKLKHLQSKLSDLETIRLSRTDKGFDFQSEQIKPEVVTAYSRGVINSSLFLSAKRAGLSHSLTMDLANIFGYDIDFAMDIREGDEFEVIYEKKVVNGKRVGTGNILSARFTNRGKTYTAVRYTNKQGTTSYYNANGESMRKAFIRTPVDFARISSRFSTGRKHPILNKIRAHKGVDYAAPRGTPIKAAGDGRVTLAGRNGGYGNTVIIQHGQRYRTLYAHMQGFAKGIRNGANVKQGQIIGYIGTTGLSTGPHLHYEFQVNGVHVDPLSQKLPMADPIAASERQRFMQLSKPLMARMDQEKATMLAANQQ; encoded by the coding sequence ATGACCTCAACATCTAAAGCGCCGCCACTCTATCCAAAGTCCCACATTCTGGCAGCGAGCGGCGTTGCCGCGCTGCTAAGCCTTACCCTGTTGGTATTCCCATCACGCGAAGTCGAAGCGCAAAAAACCTTTCTCGATCTGGATCTCGGTAACGATACCGAGCAGGTGCTGCAGGAAAAGGACGACCTCCGAGCGGGACTGCCAGTGCCTGGCGCCGCTTCGCCCTTCGCCAAGATCGAACAAAGCACGAACACCACCGAGAACAGCGCACAAGACGCTGACGAAAATCTCCCAGATACAGCCGATACCACTACTCCTTCCGCTCCCAACCACCACAACATCACGGTCAGTAACGGCGATACACTTTCTACCGTGTTCGCCAAGGTCGGCCTCAATGCCAACGATCTGCACGAAGCCCTCAATAGCAGCAAGGACGCCAAGCAGTTCAGCCGCCTCAAAGTAGGCCAGGTGCTGGAATTCGAACTCAACGAAGAAGGCAAGCTGAAGCACCTGCAGAGCAAGCTAAGCGATCTGGAAACCATTCGCCTCAGCCGTACCGACAAGGGGTTCGACTTCCAGAGCGAACAGATCAAGCCGGAAGTGGTGACCGCCTACAGTCGTGGAGTGATCAACAGCTCGCTGTTTCTGTCCGCCAAACGCGCAGGTCTGTCGCACAGCCTGACCATGGATCTGGCCAATATCTTTGGTTACGACATCGACTTCGCCATGGATATTCGAGAAGGCGATGAATTTGAGGTGATTTACGAAAAGAAAGTGGTGAACGGCAAGCGTGTCGGCACCGGCAACATTCTCTCGGCGCGCTTCACCAACCGCGGCAAGACCTACACAGCGGTGCGCTACACCAACAAGCAAGGCACCACCAGCTACTACAACGCCAATGGCGAAAGCATGCGCAAGGCGTTCATCCGCACACCGGTGGACTTCGCGCGCATCAGCTCGCGTTTCTCCACTGGCCGCAAGCATCCGATCCTGAACAAGATCCGTGCGCACAAGGGTGTCGATTATGCTGCGCCACGAGGCACACCGATCAAGGCAGCCGGTGACGGCCGCGTGACCTTGGCCGGCCGCAACGGCGGTTACGGCAACACCGTGATCATTCAGCATGGCCAGCGCTATCGTACGCTGTACGCGCACATGCAAGGCTTCGCCAAGGGCATTCGCAACGGTGCGAACGTCAAGCAAGGCCAGATCATCGGGTATATCGGCACCACCGGTCTGTCCACCGGACCTCACCTGCACTATGAGTTCCAGGTCAACGGTGTACACGTCGACCCACTCAGCCAGAAGCTGCCGATGGCCGATCCCATTGCAGCGAGCGAGAGGCAACGCTTCATGCAGCTGAGCAAACCGCTGATGGCACGCATGGACCAGGAAAAGGCCACCATGCTGGCCGCCAACCAGCAGTAA
- a CDS encoding SDR family NAD(P)-dependent oxidoreductase, with protein MRSYALITGASSGIGLALAEALARRGRNLILVARRRDALESIACELAQRFGVEVLFRLCDLSEPLQLSGLLLELEEGRWPIDLLVNNAGLGCAGAFVEQDWTREREQLEVNVLALTRLCHALGLRMAEHGGGQILNVASVAAFQPGPWMSSYCASKAYVLHFSEGLREELKGRGVRVSVLCPGPTHSAFFRSARMDVTRLSAGKLMMSAEEVALITVRALEKNRALIIPGWRNRLLTLSPRLAPRWLVRKLSARLIRPFTGA; from the coding sequence ATGCGCAGTTATGCATTAATCACTGGCGCCTCCAGTGGCATCGGTCTGGCGCTGGCCGAAGCCCTGGCGCGCCGGGGGCGCAACCTGATTCTGGTGGCCCGCCGGCGTGACGCCCTGGAGAGTATCGCCTGTGAACTGGCTCAGCGCTTCGGCGTCGAGGTGCTGTTTCGCCTCTGTGACCTGAGCGAACCACTGCAGCTGTCCGGCCTGTTACTGGAGCTGGAGGAAGGCCGGTGGCCTATCGATCTGCTGGTGAACAACGCCGGCCTGGGCTGCGCCGGCGCTTTCGTGGAGCAGGACTGGACTCGCGAACGGGAGCAGCTGGAAGTCAACGTGCTGGCGCTGACCCGACTATGTCACGCACTCGGTTTGCGCATGGCCGAACACGGCGGCGGGCAGATCCTCAACGTCGCCTCGGTCGCAGCCTTTCAACCGGGCCCCTGGATGAGCAGTTACTGCGCCAGCAAAGCCTATGTCCTGCATTTTTCCGAAGGCCTTCGCGAAGAGTTGAAAGGCCGTGGCGTGCGCGTTTCGGTGCTCTGCCCCGGCCCGACGCATAGCGCTTTTTTCCGCAGCGCGCGGATGGACGTCACACGCCTCAGTGCCGGCAAACTGATGATGAGCGCCGAAGAAGTCGCATTGATCACCGTTCGTGCCTTGGAAAAGAACCGCGCCCTTATCATCCCAGGCTGGCGCAATCGCCTGCTGACCCTGAGCCCACGCCTGGCGCCGCGCTGGCTGGTGCGCAAACTCAGTGCTCGCCTGATCCGTCCATTCACCGGCGCCTGA
- the argC gene encoding N-acetyl-gamma-glutamyl-phosphate reductase, with translation MIKVGIVGGTGYTGVELLRLLAQHPQAEVTVITSRSEAGLRVDEMYPNLRGHYPDLAFSVPDVATLGACDVVFFATPHGVAHALAGELLAAGTRVIDLSADFRLQDAEQWAKWYGQPHGAPELLSEAVYGLPEVNREAIKTARLIAVPGCYPTATQLGLIPLLEAGLADAGSLIADCKSGVSGAGRGASVGSLFCEAGESMKAYSVKGHRHLPEIRQGLRQAAGRDVGLTFVPHLTPMIRGIHATLYARVADTSVDLQAVFEQRYAGEPFVDVMPAGSHPETRSVRGGNVCRIAVHRPQGGDLVVVLSVIDNLVKGASGQAVQNMNILFGLDERLGLSHAALLP, from the coding sequence ATGATCAAGGTCGGTATCGTCGGCGGCACGGGCTACACCGGTGTCGAACTGCTGCGTCTGCTGGCGCAACACCCGCAGGCAGAGGTGACCGTGATCACTTCCCGCTCCGAGGCCGGCCTGCGTGTCGACGAGATGTATCCCAATCTGCGCGGCCACTACCCTGACCTCGCCTTCAGCGTGCCGGACGTTGCCACGCTGGGCGCTTGTGATGTGGTGTTCTTCGCCACCCCGCATGGTGTGGCCCATGCCCTGGCTGGTGAGTTGCTCGCTGCCGGTACGCGGGTGATCGATCTGTCCGCCGATTTTCGTCTGCAGGACGCCGAGCAGTGGGCCAAGTGGTACGGTCAGCCGCACGGCGCGCCGGAGCTGCTGAGCGAGGCGGTGTACGGTCTGCCCGAGGTCAATCGCGAGGCGATCAAGACGGCGCGCCTGATCGCCGTCCCCGGCTGCTACCCGACCGCGACTCAACTCGGTCTGATTCCGCTGCTCGAAGCCGGGCTGGCGGATGCCGGCAGCCTGATCGCCGATTGCAAGAGCGGTGTCAGCGGCGCGGGCCGTGGCGCCAGCGTCGGCTCGCTGTTCTGCGAGGCAGGTGAAAGCATGAAGGCCTACTCGGTCAAGGGCCATCGCCACCTGCCGGAGATTCGCCAGGGGCTGCGCCAGGCCGCCGGTCGTGATGTCGGCCTGACCTTCGTCCCGCACCTGACGCCTATGATTCGTGGTATCCACGCGACCCTCTATGCGCGCGTGGCCGATACCTCGGTCGATCTGCAGGCAGTGTTCGAGCAGCGTTATGCGGGTGAGCCCTTCGTCGATGTAATGCCCGCTGGCAGCCACCCGGAAACCCGCAGTGTGCGCGGTGGCAATGTTTGCCGCATAGCCGTGCACCGTCCGCAGGGCGGTGATCTGGTGGTGGTGCTGTCGGTGATCGACAACCTGGTCAAGGGCGCCTCCGGTCAGGCGGTGCAGAACATGAATATCCTCTTCGGCCTCGACGAGCGCCTTGGTTTGTCGCACGCGGCCTTGCTGCCGTGA